One genomic segment of Pyruvatibacter mobilis includes these proteins:
- a CDS encoding copper-transporting P-type ATPase has product MSHSHSSHDHSCCAGRDEAAAAAADDGRYNLLPPDYQGTVYTCPMDPEVRQPTPGTCPICGMALEAEGLPPAEEDTSELDDMSRRFWVSLVFTLPLFTFAMAEMIPGLGLKTWLGEWLGYGMAQWLQLALAAPVVFWAGLPFLARGVQSLRTLNFNMFTLIMLGVLAAFFYSLLATAAPQLFPASMRSMFGRVGVYYEAAAVIVTLVLLGQVLELRARSATSGAIRALMDLAPARARRVKADGREQDVALEDVRAGDRLRVRPGDKVPVDGVVLSGAGTVDESMVTGESMPQTKAAADSVTGGTMTLSGSFVMEARRVGEDTLLSRIVMMVAEAQRSRAPIQRLADSVARYFVPAVVAVAVIAFAAWWGLTGNLSLALVAGVSVLIIACPCALGLATPMSIMVGAGRGARGGVLFREAASLETLERVDTLVVDKTGTLTEGRPALVTLETNDGFARDEVLRLAASVEQGSGHPVALAIVEAATETGGQDRLAEVVDFHSLTGKGVEGRVDGRRVSVGNAAMMAAGGVQLTDDMRTRMDELARAGQTVMAVAVDGSPAGLIGVADPIKASTAQAVGDLAAMGLDIVMLTGDAEGTAQAVARELGIAQVHAQVLPEDKHRIVQELQQAGRKVAMAGDGINDAPALAQADVGIAMGTGTDVAMESAGITLVRGDLMGLVRAMRLSRATMRNIRQNLLFAFLYNTLGVPVAAGVLYPVFGLLLSPMIAAAAMSLSSVSVIGNALRLRTVRL; this is encoded by the coding sequence ATGAGCCATTCCCATTCATCCCATGACCATTCCTGCTGCGCGGGCCGCGACGAGGCGGCTGCCGCTGCGGCGGATGACGGGCGCTATAACCTTCTGCCGCCGGATTATCAGGGCACGGTCTATACCTGCCCGATGGACCCCGAGGTAAGGCAGCCGACGCCGGGCACCTGCCCGATCTGCGGCATGGCGCTGGAAGCCGAGGGCCTGCCGCCAGCGGAAGAAGACACGTCCGAACTTGATGACATGAGCCGCCGGTTCTGGGTCAGCCTCGTCTTCACCCTGCCGCTCTTCACCTTTGCCATGGCGGAGATGATCCCGGGCCTCGGGCTCAAGACATGGCTGGGGGAATGGCTCGGCTACGGCATGGCGCAGTGGCTGCAGCTTGCCCTGGCGGCGCCTGTGGTGTTCTGGGCCGGGCTGCCCTTCCTGGCGCGCGGGGTGCAGAGCCTGCGCACGCTCAACTTCAACATGTTCACCCTCATCATGCTCGGCGTGCTGGCGGCTTTCTTCTACAGCCTGCTGGCAACCGCCGCGCCGCAGCTGTTCCCGGCCTCGATGCGCAGCATGTTCGGGCGCGTCGGGGTCTATTACGAGGCGGCGGCAGTCATTGTCACCCTGGTGCTGCTGGGCCAGGTGCTCGAGCTTCGGGCCCGCTCGGCCACGTCGGGCGCGATCCGGGCCCTGATGGATCTGGCGCCGGCCCGCGCCCGCCGGGTGAAGGCGGACGGGCGCGAGCAGGATGTGGCGCTGGAGGATGTCAGGGCCGGTGACCGGCTGCGGGTGCGCCCCGGCGACAAGGTGCCGGTGGATGGTGTCGTCCTGTCCGGTGCGGGCACGGTGGATGAATCCATGGTGACCGGCGAATCAATGCCGCAGACAAAGGCTGCGGCTGACAGTGTCACCGGCGGCACCATGACCCTCTCCGGCAGCTTCGTGATGGAAGCCCGGCGGGTGGGGGAAGACACCCTGCTGTCACGCATCGTGATGATGGTCGCCGAGGCGCAGCGCAGCCGCGCACCGATCCAGCGGCTGGCGGACAGTGTCGCCCGCTATTTCGTGCCCGCGGTCGTGGCGGTCGCTGTCATTGCCTTCGCCGCGTGGTGGGGCCTCACCGGCAATCTGTCTCTTGCGCTGGTGGCCGGGGTCTCCGTCCTCATCATCGCCTGCCCCTGCGCGCTCGGCCTGGCGACGCCCATGTCCATCATGGTTGGTGCGGGGCGCGGGGCGCGGGGCGGCGTGCTGTTCCGCGAAGCGGCCTCCCTCGAAACGCTCGAGCGCGTCGATACGCTGGTCGTCGACAAGACCGGCACCTTGACCGAAGGCCGACCGGCGCTGGTGACGCTTGAGACCAATGACGGCTTTGCGCGCGACGAGGTGCTGCGGCTTGCCGCCTCGGTCGAGCAGGGCAGCGGTCACCCGGTGGCACTGGCGATTGTCGAGGCGGCAACCGAGACCGGGGGGCAGGACCGGCTTGCTGAGGTTGTGGATTTTCACTCCCTCACCGGCAAGGGCGTCGAAGGGCGTGTCGATGGCCGCAGGGTCTCGGTCGGCAATGCGGCCATGATGGCCGCCGGTGGTGTTCAGCTCACCGACGATATGCGCACCCGCATGGACGAGTTGGCCCGGGCCGGACAGACGGTGATGGCGGTTGCCGTTGACGGCAGCCCTGCCGGCCTCATCGGCGTGGCGGACCCTATCAAGGCCAGCACGGCGCAGGCGGTGGGTGACCTTGCCGCCATGGGGCTCGACATCGTCATGCTCACCGGCGACGCGGAAGGCACGGCGCAGGCCGTGGCGCGCGAGCTCGGCATCGCCCAGGTGCACGCGCAGGTGCTGCCGGAGGACAAGCACCGCATCGTGCAGGAGCTTCAGCAAGCCGGCCGCAAGGTGGCCATGGCGGGTGACGGCATTAACGATGCCCCGGCTCTGGCGCAGGCGGATGTGGGCATCGCCATGGGCACGGGTACAGATGTGGCAATGGAAAGCGCCGGCATCACCCTTGTGCGGGGTGACCTGATGGGGCTTGTGCGCGCCATGCGGCTCAGCCGCGCCACCATGCGCAATATCCGGCAGAACCTGCTGTTCGCCTTCCTTTACAACACGCTGGGCGTGCCGGTGGCAGCGGGGGTGCTGTACCCGGTGTTCGGGCTCCTGCTGAGCCCGATGATCGCCGCCGCGGCCATGAGCCTCAGCTCCGTTTCCGTGATCGGCAACGCCCTGCGCCTGCGCACCGTTCGGCTGTAG
- a CDS encoding YqaE/Pmp3 family membrane protein, whose protein sequence is MDLIRIILAILLPPLGVFLQVGIGAQFWLNILLTLLGYIPGIVHAVWIIARR, encoded by the coding sequence ATGGACCTCATCCGCATCATTCTGGCTATTCTTCTGCCGCCCCTGGGCGTCTTTCTCCAGGTCGGCATTGGCGCGCAGTTCTGGCTGAACATTCTGCTGACGCTTCTGGGGTACATCCCCGGCATCGTCCACGCCGTCTGGATCATTGCCCGCCGCTAG
- a CDS encoding methylated-DNA--[protein]-cysteine S-methyltransferase: protein MTRVSPYSVLARSLSYDWHDSPVGPLLLAGDDASLHLIGFSTGPKEIGPADGWQRATAPFTEVRRQLDDYFDRKRTRFDLPLSLGGTAFQNAVWQQLAAIPFGATWSYGQLAKALGRPGASRAVGAANGANPLPIVLPCHRVIGADGSLTGFGGGMQTKTFLLELEGALAPPGPEQLSMI, encoded by the coding sequence ATGACCCGCGTCTCGCCCTATTCAGTTCTGGCCCGCAGCCTGTCCTATGACTGGCATGACAGCCCCGTCGGCCCATTGCTGCTGGCAGGCGACGACGCATCCCTGCATCTGATCGGATTTTCGACCGGCCCGAAGGAAATCGGTCCGGCGGATGGATGGCAGCGGGCGACAGCCCCCTTTACCGAGGTGCGGCGCCAGCTGGACGACTATTTCGACAGGAAGCGCACGCGGTTCGACCTGCCGCTCTCCCTCGGCGGCACCGCCTTCCAGAACGCCGTGTGGCAGCAACTTGCCGCGATCCCGTTCGGCGCGACGTGGTCCTACGGGCAACTGGCCAAGGCGCTTGGCAGGCCGGGCGCCAGCCGCGCGGTCGGTGCCGCCAACGGGGCCAACCCCCTGCCCATCGTCCTGCCCTGCCACCGCGTCATCGGCGCCGATGGCTCCCTCACCGGGTTCGGCGGCGGCATGCAGACCAAGACATTCCTGCTGGAGCTCGAGGGCGCGCTTGCGCCTCCCGGCCCCGAGCAGTTGTCCATGATTTGA
- a CDS encoding acyl-CoA dehydrogenase family protein, producing the protein MDMSFSPELEPFRQEVRSFFATEYPQDILDKVRKGHSLSTAEVRKAEMALGAKGWLATAWPKEFGGPGWSIEEQYIFDEELERAGAPTVTPMGVIYVGPVIYTFGSDAQKEKWLGPTRSGEMGWAQGYSEPGSGSDLASLQFSAKRDGDEFVLNGHKIWTSAAQHADWIFLLARTSKGERKQQGISFICCEMDRPGVTLVPIIGIDGKHYLNQVIFEDVRVPAEYMIGEEGKGWEYSTYLLGHERTSYARIGAKRKMLSDLKDIAKAALAGGNEALINDMSFVARLADTEIKVDGLETTVLRILSSVADGGAPGNEASIVKILATETHQAITELMLEACGRAAVVGTPDSASPDWAADPVTAYAPPAVSTYFATRAQSIYGGTNEIQKNIIAKRVLGL; encoded by the coding sequence ATGGATATGAGCTTCAGCCCGGAGCTTGAACCGTTCCGCCAGGAGGTGCGCAGCTTCTTTGCCACCGAGTACCCGCAAGACATTCTCGACAAGGTCCGCAAGGGCCATTCGCTGTCGACCGCCGAAGTGCGCAAGGCCGAAATGGCGCTGGGCGCCAAGGGCTGGCTTGCAACTGCCTGGCCGAAGGAATTCGGCGGGCCGGGCTGGTCGATCGAGGAGCAGTACATCTTCGATGAGGAACTGGAGCGCGCGGGCGCGCCGACGGTGACGCCCATGGGTGTGATCTATGTGGGGCCGGTGATCTACACCTTCGGCTCCGACGCGCAGAAGGAAAAATGGCTCGGCCCCACGCGCTCCGGCGAGATGGGCTGGGCGCAGGGCTACAGCGAACCCGGCTCGGGCTCCGACCTTGCGTCGCTGCAGTTCTCTGCAAAGCGCGACGGCGACGAGTTCGTGCTCAACGGCCACAAGATCTGGACGTCGGCGGCCCAGCACGCGGACTGGATATTCCTTTTGGCGCGCACCTCCAAGGGCGAGCGCAAGCAGCAGGGCATCAGCTTCATCTGCTGCGAGATGGACCGGCCCGGCGTCACGCTGGTGCCGATCATCGGCATCGACGGCAAGCATTACCTCAACCAGGTGATCTTCGAGGATGTGCGCGTGCCCGCCGAGTACATGATCGGCGAAGAGGGCAAGGGGTGGGAATATTCCACCTATCTACTCGGCCATGAGCGCACCTCCTATGCGCGCATCGGCGCCAAGCGGAAGATGCTGTCGGACCTCAAGGACATCGCCAAGGCAGCGCTCGCGGGCGGCAACGAAGCCCTCATCAATGACATGAGCTTTGTTGCCAGGTTGGCCGACACCGAGATCAAGGTGGACGGGCTGGAGACGACGGTGCTGCGGATCCTGTCATCGGTGGCCGATGGCGGGGCGCCGGGGAATGAAGCGTCCATCGTGAAGATCCTGGCGACCGAAACCCATCAGGCGATTACCGAGCTGATGCTGGAAGCCTGTGGCCGCGCCGCGGTGGTGGGAACGCCTGATTCCGCGTCGCCGGACTGGGCGGCGGACCCGGTCACTGCCTATGCGCCGCCAGCGGTCTCCACCTATTTCGCCACCCGGGCGCAGTCGATCTATGGCGGCACCAACGAAATCCAGAAAAACATCATCGCCAAGCGGGTGCTGGGGCTCTAG
- a CDS encoding 2TM domain-containing protein, with protein MLIRKLRVERGWSQETLADISGLSVRTIQRLERGGNASMDTLGALAAAFEVDVATLAEETSMYAQKDLTEEERRAVAYVRDIKAFYSHLATYVVVIAALALVNLFSDAERLWFLWPLFGWGIGVAAHGLSVFEVVSLFDADWEKRQIRKRLDRNRSSADE; from the coding sequence GTGTTGATCCGAAAGCTTCGTGTCGAAAGGGGATGGTCGCAGGAGACGCTGGCCGACATCAGCGGTCTCAGTGTGCGGACCATCCAGCGGCTCGAACGGGGCGGCAATGCCAGCATGGACACGCTCGGTGCGTTGGCTGCGGCTTTTGAGGTGGATGTCGCCACCCTTGCCGAGGAAACGAGCATGTATGCCCAGAAAGATCTGACTGAAGAGGAACGCCGCGCGGTCGCTTATGTGCGCGACATCAAGGCGTTTTACAGCCATCTGGCTACCTATGTGGTGGTGATTGCCGCGCTTGCCCTGGTGAACCTGTTTTCCGACGCCGAGCGGCTGTGGTTCCTGTGGCCGTTGTTCGGCTGGGGTATCGGCGTGGCCGCGCACGGGCTGTCGGTCTTTGAGGTGGTGTCCCTGTTTGATGCCGACTGGGAAAAACGCCAGATCCGCAAGCGGCTGGACCGCAACCGTTCTTCCGCCGACGAATAG
- a CDS encoding DUF1348 family protein: protein MSASAEADRPPLPPFNFLTATRKARMAEDAWNSCNPAKVALAYTPDSVWRNRSDFFQGREAIEAFLTAKWERELDYRLIKELWGFHENRIAVRFQYEWHDALGQWYRSYGNEQWEFAASGHMRRREASINDVLINEADRKFLWDKGPRPDDYPGLTELGL from the coding sequence ATGAGTGCATCCGCTGAAGCCGACCGCCCGCCGCTGCCGCCGTTCAATTTTCTCACTGCCACCCGCAAGGCACGGATGGCAGAGGATGCGTGGAACAGCTGTAATCCGGCCAAGGTGGCGCTCGCCTATACGCCGGACAGCGTGTGGCGCAACCGGTCAGATTTCTTCCAGGGCCGGGAGGCCATCGAGGCATTCCTCACCGCAAAGTGGGAGCGTGAGCTCGACTACCGCCTGATCAAGGAGCTGTGGGGCTTTCACGAAAACCGCATCGCCGTGCGCTTTCAGTATGAATGGCATGATGCCTTGGGCCAGTGGTACCGCTCCTATGGCAATGAACAGTGGGAGTTTGCCGCAAGCGGCCATATGCGCCGCCGCGAGGCCAGCATCAACGACGTGCTGATCAATGAAGCCGACCGCAAGTTCCTGTGGGACAAAGGTCCGCGTCCGGATGATTATCCCGGCCTCACGGAACTGGGGCTCTGA
- a CDS encoding TetR/AcrR family transcriptional regulator: protein MPGTTTTAPAPPPAKAKARKKATAPAGASARGRVDREGAVVLIAELFREYGYHGTSYGQITEATGLGKGSLYNYFPDGKEGMTRAVLAHVHGWFEDHVFAPLEGDTEAAKAVAGMFKAVDDYFHSGRRICLLGAFSLYDARDAFDREIAGYFTRWVAALKTCLRRGGVAADKAGMLAMACMVDIQGGLVMAQALDRPAVFRDTLKRSRLSLDVALEAVA from the coding sequence ATGCCAGGCACGACGACGACAGCCCCGGCCCCGCCTCCTGCAAAGGCGAAAGCACGGAAGAAGGCAACAGCCCCTGCCGGGGCATCGGCCAGGGGGCGGGTGGACCGGGAAGGTGCTGTGGTGCTGATCGCGGAGCTGTTCCGCGAATATGGCTATCACGGCACGTCCTACGGGCAGATCACCGAGGCCACGGGCCTGGGCAAGGGGAGCCTCTACAATTACTTCCCCGACGGGAAGGAAGGCATGACCCGTGCCGTGCTGGCCCATGTGCATGGCTGGTTCGAGGATCATGTCTTCGCCCCGCTTGAAGGTGATACCGAGGCTGCCAAGGCCGTGGCAGGCATGTTCAAGGCGGTGGATGACTATTTCCACTCGGGCCGCCGCATCTGCCTGCTGGGAGCCTTCTCGCTCTATGACGCGCGGGATGCGTTCGACCGGGAGATCGCCGGGTACTTCACCCGCTGGGTCGCGGCGCTGAAGACCTGTCTCCGGCGCGGCGGCGTGGCGGCGGACAAGGCCGGCATGCTGGCCATGGCCTGCATGGTGGATATCCAGGGCGGGCTGGTGATGGCCCAGGCGCTGGACCGTCCCGCCGTGTTCCGCGACACGCTGAAGCGCAGCCGCCTGTCGCTGGACGTGGCCCTGGAGGCCGTGGCCTAG
- the ada gene encoding bifunctional DNA-binding transcriptional regulator/O6-methylguanine-DNA methyltransferase Ada, whose product MPSTSLAAPTGTKPACPDRFTSTAARWEAVRTRDAAADGHFVYAVKTTGIYCRPSCPSRPAKRQNVTFFDTAEDAAAAGFRPCKRCGRDSDKAAQARRAMIARACRMIETAETPPTLARLAAEAGLSPHHFHRLFKQAMGVTPKAYAASHRSHRMRDGLTAGASVTDALYDAGYNAASRFYAEADSTLGMKPASYGRGGKGARIRFAVGETSLGAVLVAATDRGVCAIELGDDAATLVDAVQARFHAADFIGGDAGFDRLVARVLAQVEQPEAAFDLPLDIEATAFQARVWQALRKIPLGSTASYAEIARQIGAPRASRAVAGACAANPVALAVPCHRVVRTGGALSGYRWGVDRKKTLLEREGPASDSDAS is encoded by the coding sequence ATGCCCTCGACATCGCTTGCAGCCCCGACCGGCACAAAGCCTGCCTGCCCCGACCGGTTCACCAGCACCGCTGCGCGCTGGGAGGCTGTCCGCACGCGCGACGCGGCGGCAGACGGGCATTTCGTCTATGCGGTGAAGACGACGGGTATCTATTGCCGCCCCTCCTGCCCGTCCCGCCCGGCCAAGCGGCAGAACGTGACTTTCTTCGACACGGCAGAGGATGCCGCAGCAGCCGGGTTCAGGCCGTGCAAGCGATGCGGCCGGGACAGCGATAAAGCAGCGCAGGCGCGCCGGGCGATGATCGCCAGGGCCTGCCGCATGATCGAGACGGCGGAAACGCCGCCGACCCTCGCCCGCCTTGCGGCTGAGGCCGGCCTCAGCCCGCACCACTTCCACCGCCTGTTCAAGCAGGCCATGGGCGTAACGCCGAAAGCCTATGCGGCAAGCCACAGGTCGCACCGCATGCGCGACGGCCTGACGGCAGGCGCAAGCGTGACCGACGCGCTTTACGACGCAGGCTACAACGCCGCCAGCCGGTTTTACGCCGAAGCAGACAGCACCCTGGGCATGAAGCCCGCCAGCTACGGCAGGGGCGGCAAGGGGGCACGCATCCGCTTTGCAGTCGGCGAAACATCGCTGGGGGCCGTGCTGGTGGCCGCGACCGACCGGGGCGTCTGCGCCATTGAGCTGGGGGACGACGCTGCCACCCTCGTGGATGCCGTGCAGGCACGCTTTCATGCCGCAGACTTCATCGGCGGCGATGCCGGGTTCGACAGGCTTGTGGCCCGGGTGCTGGCGCAGGTGGAACAGCCTGAGGCCGCCTTCGACCTGCCCCTCGACATTGAAGCGACCGCCTTTCAGGCCCGCGTCTGGCAGGCGCTGCGCAAGATCCCGCTTGGCAGCACCGCAAGTTATGCGGAGATCGCCCGGCAGATCGGCGCGCCCCGGGCCTCCCGCGCCGTGGCGGGCGCCTGCGCGGCAAATCCGGTGGCCCTTGCGGTGCCGTGCCACCGGGTGGTGCGCACGGGCGGTGCCCTGTCCGGCTATCGCTGGGGCGTTGACCGGAAAAAGACACTGCTTGAGCGCGAAGGCCCCGCAAGTGACAGCGACGCGTCCTAG
- a CDS encoding glutathione S-transferase family protein, with the protein MKVWGVSVSYFTGKLETYLRYKHIPYEMEPPYADAVRVRRMAGAVQVPLIERGDGRFMSDTTPIIQALETEFPARPVMPQNPVVRFIALLIEDYADEWLWRVAMHYRWSYEHDRELLSRILADEVTTHIRLPRFVRRFILRKRQRGGYVIGDGVTDSTWDHVEQGYFTAMRAMQDMLRTRPFLLGDAPSIADIGLMGPFLRHFGQDPTPDAIMRNDWPDIAEWVARTWNAGATVADSAFLDDVPADAAALLTEICETHLVQLEANAQAVAAGDTRFAMTVQGCPYEDLPASRYRVYCLERLREQFAALDPASQAAVKALLPSPQAALIWTDDVPAVSHYDPDRQAPYNQAIKVFEANPVAEKFEWLRRLGRAPEAAN; encoded by the coding sequence ATGAAGGTCTGGGGCGTCAGCGTTTCCTATTTCACCGGCAAGCTCGAAACCTATCTGCGCTACAAGCACATCCCCTACGAGATGGAGCCGCCCTATGCGGATGCTGTCCGCGTGCGCCGGATGGCGGGCGCCGTGCAGGTGCCGCTGATCGAGCGCGGGGACGGCCGCTTCATGTCCGACACCACGCCGATCATCCAGGCGCTGGAAACGGAGTTCCCCGCCCGCCCCGTCATGCCGCAGAACCCGGTCGTGCGCTTCATCGCGCTGCTGATCGAGGACTATGCGGATGAATGGCTGTGGCGCGTCGCCATGCATTACCGGTGGAGCTATGAGCACGACCGGGAATTACTGTCGCGCATCCTCGCCGATGAAGTGACCACCCATATCCGCCTTCCGCGCTTCGTGCGCCGCTTCATCCTGCGCAAGCGCCAGCGCGGCGGCTACGTGATTGGGGACGGGGTGACAGACAGCACCTGGGACCATGTGGAGCAGGGCTACTTCACCGCCATGCGCGCCATGCAGGACATGCTCCGGACTCGTCCCTTTCTGCTGGGCGACGCCCCCTCCATCGCCGATATTGGCCTGATGGGGCCGTTCCTGCGCCATTTCGGACAGGACCCGACGCCGGACGCCATCATGCGCAATGACTGGCCGGACATCGCTGAATGGGTGGCGCGCACCTGGAATGCCGGGGCGACGGTGGCCGACAGCGCCTTCCTCGACGACGTGCCTGCCGACGCAGCCGCGCTGCTGACGGAAATCTGCGAGACACATCTGGTGCAGCTTGAAGCCAATGCGCAGGCTGTGGCCGCGGGCGACACGCGCTTTGCCATGACAGTGCAGGGCTGCCCCTATGAGGACCTGCCCGCCTCCCGCTACCGGGTCTATTGCCTGGAGCGCCTGCGCGAGCAGTTCGCAGCGCTGGACCCTGCCTCCCAGGCGGCGGTGAAGGCCCTGCTGCCGTCCCCCCAGGCAGCCCTCATCTGGACCGACGACGTGCCCGCCGTCTCCCACTACGATCCGGACCGGCAGGCCCCCTACAACCAGGCCATCAAGGTGTTTGAGGCCAATCCCGTGGCCGAGAAATTCGAGTGGCTGCGCCGCCTCGGGCGCGCACCGGAAGCGGCGAATTAG
- a CDS encoding Crp/Fnr family transcriptional regulator, with product MKVLRARTRTLKDLLPPPLMARLLGEGQLRRYADGQIVQERGDDRAALSIVTRGEVVAGNLSLDGALLASALLRPGETFGEFSLFAGLPRTQTLWAQGDVEIAHVSATRFWPLFDTEPALARALMSLTVARNYEILEFVDAQRRLKLPARLVQLLLTAVEEGAPSAQIACRQEDLAMMLGLSRVAIGKALTQLAAQGLVVPGYGEITLSDVSRLRRWFAAQDQRQPLDAV from the coding sequence ATGAAGGTGCTGCGCGCCAGGACCCGGACCCTGAAAGACCTTCTGCCGCCGCCGCTGATGGCAAGGCTGCTCGGGGAGGGACAACTGCGGCGCTACGCTGACGGGCAGATCGTGCAGGAGCGCGGGGATGACCGCGCCGCGCTCTCCATCGTCACGCGCGGGGAGGTGGTGGCTGGCAATCTCAGCCTCGACGGCGCGCTGCTGGCGTCCGCCCTGCTACGGCCGGGGGAAACCTTTGGCGAGTTCTCCCTGTTCGCCGGCCTGCCGCGCACGCAGACCCTGTGGGCGCAGGGCGATGTCGAAATCGCGCATGTGTCCGCCACCCGCTTCTGGCCCCTGTTCGACACGGAGCCCGCGCTGGCCCGGGCCCTGATGAGCCTCACCGTCGCCCGCAATTATGAAATCCTTGAATTTGTCGATGCGCAGCGGCGGCTGAAGCTGCCCGCGCGGCTGGTGCAGCTCTTGCTGACGGCGGTGGAGGAGGGCGCGCCTTCCGCGCAGATCGCCTGCCGTCAGGAGGATCTCGCCATGATGCTCGGCCTGTCGCGCGTCGCCATCGGCAAGGCGCTGACGCAGCTTGCCGCGCAGGGGCTGGTGGTCCCCGGCTATGGCGAGATCACGCTTTCCGACGTCTCCCGCCTGCGCCGCTGGTTCGCCGCGCAGGATCAGCGGCAGCCGCTTGACGCAGTCTAG